TTAAACCACATGCTCCACCGCTTGTGCGGGTCCCCGTCTATTCCTTTGAGTTTTAATCTTGCGACCGTACTCCCCAGGCGGTATACTTAATCCGTTAGGTGCATTACTGCCAAGACTAGCTTAGCAACAACTAGTATACATCGTTTAGGGCGTGGACTACCAGGGTATCTAATCCTGTTTGCTCCCCACGCTTTCACGCATTAGCGTCAGTTGAGTTCCAGCAGATCGCCTTCGCAATGGGTATTCCTGGTGATCTCTACGGATTTTACCCCTACACCACCAATTCCATCTGCCTCTCCCTCACTCTAGATTATCAGTTTCCCAAGCAGTTCTATGGTTAAGCCATAGGATTTCACAAGAGACTTGATAATCCGCCTACGCGTCCTTTACGCCCAGTGATTCCGAGTAACGCTTGCACCCTCCGTATTACCGCGGCTGCTGGCACGGAGTTAGCCGGTGCTTATTCGTTAGGTACCGTCATTATTCTTCCCTAACAAAAGGAGTTTACGCTCCGAAAAGTGTCATCCTCCACGCGGCGTTGCTGCTTCAGGGTTTCCCCCATTGAGCAATATTCCCTACTGCTGCCTCCCGTAGGAGTCTGGACCGTGTCTCAGTTCCAGTGTGACTGATCATCCTCTCAGACCAGTTATGCGTCATAGCCTTGGTGAGCCATTACCTCACCAACTAGCTGATACAATATAGCCTCATCCTACACCGAAAAACTTTCCCTATCTAACTTATGTAAGACAGGAGTATAGAGTATTAGCAGCCGTTTCCAACTGTTGTCCTCTAGTGTAGGGCAGATTAGCTATACATTACTCACCCGTGCGCCACTAACTCATAAGAGCAAGCTCTTACTTGTCCGTTCGACTTGCATGTATTAGGCACGCCGCCAGCGTTCACTCTGAGCCAGGATCAAACTCTCCATATTAATTACCTAGCAAAATTTATTTTGATAGGATTTTATTATGAAGTTTTTAATCAAAAAAACTTTTAGTTTTATTTATTAGTTTGTCTAATCTATTATAAATTATAAAATAATAGACTGGCTCAATCGATCACTTGTTTAGATTTCAAAGATTGACTAATAGTTTAACAATTGTAAGTTAAAAGAACTTTCTGCTCTGCGTTTTGCAAAACAGAAAGTGAAGTATATAGAAGTGATGCTTAAATACAGATAAAAATCAGGCTAATTTTTAAAAACCCATAAAGAAATTTTGAAGTCCAACTTTTCCATTAAATATAATATCTTTTTTATTTGGATCATATTTAAATTCGCTTATTACTTTTTTATCCTCTTCTTTAAAATATCCAGCAGATATCAAAGTAGGCTCAACAAAAGCTACTTCTGGTACTAATGTATCAAAAAAATTCGTCAGACTTTCATCGACACTTATTTTTCCACCAAGAGATAATTTATCAAAAATTTCTGACTGATTTGTTCCCTTTTTAAAGCCATTTACTGCTGCATCCAAATTTAGCTTTAAAGCCTTATCTCCTTTTTTAAAGCTTAATGTATCTATTTTTATACTTGGATTCTTTTCTAAGATTTGATCTATTATCTCATCAAAATTTAATCCAGCTAAAACATTATAATTTTCTTCATTATTTAAATTATTAAGCTTGTCTAATACATTATTTAATGCAGGCACATTGATATTTGCGATTTTGCTATCAAAGACAAAATCTGTATATTTTACTTTATCAACTGCTACTATACCTATTTTTATAACATCGTCTGATCTTCCAAGATCATTTGAGATTTCAAATTTTGAGTCATACTTAAAGTCATCTATCAAAATATTACTTACATCATTAGATGCGAAAGACACCCTTTTAAATTTAACTTTTGCTAGATAAGGTACAAGCTGACTCTCTAAAATTTTTGAAATCTTAACTGGCTCTTTATAACTTGAGTCAACATAAAATCCTTCGATATTTAGATCAACTTTGTTGTACTCACTAAAATCTTTCAAAACAATCTTGTCTGCTTCAACCTTTAAGCTGTTTATACTATCTTTTGAATCAAGCGTCATACCAATCTTTATATCTTTTGTATTAACGGCGGTTTTTTGCTTATCATTAAATTCAATATTGCTAAATTTAATATCCACATCTTTATCGCCAGTTAAGCTAACTTTTGTTTTAGTTGTTGCAATAACATTTGAACCCATAAATGTTGCGATAATGTTTTTAATCATATCGTTTTGAATAGAAATTTTTGAGTCTATTTCAAAGCCATCTATAAAAGCAAGCGCTGTATGAGAAATTTCATTTTCTACTTTAAAAACCAAATCCTCATTTACATTTTTACCAAATATATTTTCCAAAAGATCTTTTGAAACACTAAAATCAAATGATCCTTTTGAGCCAAAAAAACCTTTTTTGTAATTGTTATTAGAAATTTTAAAGCCCTTAATATTATTTAGATCATTCACTATCCTTTGATAGTTTTTCTCCACCTCATTTGAAGCAAAATAAACCGCTCCAATGACTACCACGATAACTACGATTAAAGCAGATATCACCTTTTTCATGCTTTTCTCCTTTTTGTAATATGTTGTAAAAAAAACCAAATTCCAAGCAACAAACAAACCATGGCAAGAGGCATAATATATCCATGCTCGCCAAGATAGTCGCTTGCACCTACAAAATAATCACCCGCTTTAAAGCTGGCAAATCCGATAATGACCGCCCAAAGCACTGACGAGATCGAATTTATAATGCTAAATTTATAAAATGAATACTTCGTAAGTCCAAGCGCGATAGGAACCAAAGTTTTGACGCCGTAGATAAATTTCTTGATAAATATTATCTTATCGCCGTGTTTCTTGGCCAAAATTCCTGCATAAGCAAGCTTTCTTTTATGATTTTTGATATAAGGCATAAGTGAGTTTTTATTAAATCTTGCGACATAAAAAATTAGCGTGTCGCCGATTGTATTTGCCACAGCAGCGACAATTATACTAAGAGTGATATCCATCTTGCCAGTAAAACTTAAAATTCCAGCGGCGATTAGTGCAACCATGCCGCCACCAAGGCTATAAAAAAACAATACAATATAGCCGTATGTTGAAACTGAGTTTATGATATCTTGCATTAATCTCCTAAAAGTTTAGATGCAGAGGCTATTAGCTGTTCATAGGCATAGCCACTTTGCTTTAAAATTTCTTCCCTTGCACTGATGACTGCTCCACCAAAGCTAGCTCCCGCAAAAAACCCATCATTTGCGGCATATGCGTAGATATCACTTGAAAATTTAAAATCGCTTACTTTACTGTAATTGCGTCCAATGTCACCAAAAGCTACTGAAAGCTTCGTATCAAGCGTGATCTTGGCATCTTTAATATCGTGGATAATGCTATCTTTAAATATAAAAAGCACAAGCGAACTATCTTCATATCCAAGCTGTATACCGATGCTACCGCCACTTATGCTAACTGGTAAAATTTCACTTGGCGAGTTAATGTTACCAACAACCATGATGCCATCTCCACCCATACCACCAACTACAAAACCGACCTTTTTAACACTTGGAAAGATGATCGTTGCTTTTGACTGCTCGATTAGCTCTTTTATAGGAGCGTTTCTAGCGCCTCTCATCGTTGTTATAAACGAGTTTGCCGAGTCCAGCACGAGCTCCTCGCTGGCAAAGCCAATTGAGAAAAATAATAAAATTGAAAAAAGAAATTTCATATCTTGCCGTTATTTTGCAAAATCAACAGCACGAGTCTCTCTGATGACGCTTACTTTTATCTCGCCAGGATACTGCACCTTGCTCTCGATCTCTTGAGCTATCTCTTTTGCTACAAGCACTGCTTCATCGTCGTTTATGAGTTTAGCATTTGCTATGACACGAATTTCACGGCCAGCGTTGATCGCATAAGCTTGCTTGATGCCATCTTTGCTTTTTGCGATGTTTTCGATCTCTTCGACACGCTTTAAGAAGCTCTCAAGTACCTCACGCCTTGCACCTGGACGAGCCGCACTTAGTGCATCAGCTGCGCAAACAGCTGCACTTTCTATACTTGTCGCCTCTTCGTGGCCGTGGTGAGCGTAGATAGCGTTAATGACAACTGGATGCTCTTTGTAGCGCTTACAAATTTCTGCTCCAAGATCAACGTGACTGCCCTCGTACTCGTGAGTTAGCGCCTTACCGATATCGTGAAGTATGCCAGCTCTTTTTGCAAGCTTCTCATCTCCGCCACACTCAGCTGCAATGATGCCAGCAAGGTGAGCCACTTCAAGGCTGTGTGCAAGGGCATTTTGTCCGTAGCTTGCTCTAAATTTAAGCTTACCTATCAGTTTTACGATCTCTGGATGAATTTTATTTAGACCAAGATCCATGACGATATTTTCGCCCTCTTCTTGTATACTTTGCTCAAATTCTTCAGTCACTTTTTTGTGAAGATCTTCTATCCTCGCAGGTTGGATTCTTCCATCCTCTACCAAAAGCTCGATCACTCTTGTTGCGATCGCACGTCTGTAAAGATTGAAGCTGCTTAGTATGATCGCGTGAGGCGTATCGTCGATGATGATATCAAC
This genomic interval from Campylobacter concisus contains the following:
- the rny gene encoding ribonuclease Y; the encoded protein is MIEVLIGLGAGVAGVGAGYLYAKKINDANYNIFLEQAKAKAKAIEYEAELTLKNSKISVQEAEFEAKKRYDDKTTKLQKEYASKFDELAKKEKILLNEQELLNESKELFEKDKQDAKITYEEGLNLKAAYQNKVEEAIRVLEHAAGLTEEEAREVVLKKVEEKSRADIAHIVRKYEEEAKREAKKRVNYILAQATSRFAGEFAAERLINVVNIKNDELKGRIIGKEGRNIKTLEMVLGVDIIIDDTPHAIILSSFNLYRRAIATRVIELLVEDGRIQPARIEDLHKKVTEEFEQSIQEEGENIVMDLGLNKIHPEIVKLIGKLKFRASYGQNALAHSLEVAHLAGIIAAECGGDEKLAKRAGILHDIGKALTHEYEGSHVDLGAEICKRYKEHPVVINAIYAHHGHEEATSIESAAVCAADALSAARPGARREVLESFLKRVEEIENIAKSKDGIKQAYAINAGREIRVIANAKLINDDEAVLVAKEIAQEIESKVQYPGEIKVSVIRETRAVDFAK
- a CDS encoding lipid-binding SYLF domain-containing protein; the encoded protein is MKFLFSILLFFSIGFASEELVLDSANSFITTMRGARNAPIKELIEQSKATIIFPSVKKVGFVVGGMGGDGIMVVGNINSPSEILPVSISGGSIGIQLGYEDSSLVLFIFKDSIIHDIKDAKITLDTKLSVAFGDIGRNYSKVSDFKFSSDIYAYAANDGFFAGASFGGAVISAREEILKQSGYAYEQLIASASKLLGD
- a CDS encoding DUF945 family protein; this encodes MKKVISALIVVIVVVIGAVYFASNEVEKNYQRIVNDLNNIKGFKISNNNYKKGFFGSKGSFDFSVSKDLLENIFGKNVNEDLVFKVENEISHTALAFIDGFEIDSKISIQNDMIKNIIATFMGSNVIATTKTKVSLTGDKDVDIKFSNIEFNDKQKTAVNTKDIKIGMTLDSKDSINSLKVEADKIVLKDFSEYNKVDLNIEGFYVDSSYKEPVKISKILESQLVPYLAKVKFKRVSFASNDVSNILIDDFKYDSKFEISNDLGRSDDVIKIGIVAVDKVKYTDFVFDSKIANINVPALNNVLDKLNNLNNEENYNVLAGLNFDEIIDQILEKNPSIKIDTLSFKKGDKALKLNLDAAVNGFKKGTNQSEIFDKLSLGGKISVDESLTNFFDTLVPEVAFVEPTLISAGYFKEEDKKVISEFKYDPNKKDIIFNGKVGLQNFFMGF
- a CDS encoding DedA family protein; translation: MQDIINSVSTYGYIVLFFYSLGGGMVALIAAGILSFTGKMDITLSIIVAAVANTIGDTLIFYVARFNKNSLMPYIKNHKRKLAYAGILAKKHGDKIIFIKKFIYGVKTLVPIALGLTKYSFYKFSIINSISSVLWAVIIGFASFKAGDYFVGASDYLGEHGYIMPLAMVCLLLGIWFFLQHITKRRKA